The window ACCCACAATCCAGTTCCAGTCCTTGACGAGCCGCACATAGGAAAGCTTGGGTTCGGGCTTGTCGGAACCGGCCTTGGGCCAAACGTAATCAACCATGCCCTCGCCCTTGGCCTTGGCCACGTCCACCATTGCGCCGAAGAAGGCCTTGCCGTTCTTGTCGCGCATATCAAGCATGCCCTTGCCTACAAGGGATTCGGTGGGATGGCTGATCATCACGCCGTCAATATCGTTAATCCAGAAATAGTTGCCATCACCCAGCCGCATCTTGGCCAGCTGTTTCATAGCTTCGTTTTTCATACCCTCGGTAATGTCTTCAAGCCATGCCCCAGTACCGATGATCCAATCCACCCCCGGAATCAGGCGGACGTACGAAATTTTCAGTGTCGGCACCTGCTCGCCCGGCTTGGCCCAGTAATAGGAAACCATGCCTTCTCCGTTGGCCCGACAAACCTGCACCATATCCTGAAACATCAGGTTACCCTTGGCGTCCTTGTACCCCCCAAGGTCGGCACCGTTCAGGGCGGCGTTCACGGGATGCATGATCATCCGCGGACTCATGTCGTTTATCCACAGGTAGTTCCCGCCATCAAAACGAATGGACCGGACAAGAGCCGTTATTTCCTGCTTCAACTGCTCTGCAGGCAGATGCCCCTTGCTTTTCTGCAGTTCAACGATCTGACTATATGCCGCATCGACGACACGCTTGAGGTCTTCCTTGCGCTCCTTCTTGAGGCCTTCGATATCCTTGGAGCGCTGCACATAGGAGTCCACAGCCCCCACTGCCATGGAAACATAATCCTTAAGGCGCGACTCTTCCTTTTCCAGAGCCTCGGTACGGTACGCCGCGGATTCCTTCTCGCTATATGACAGCATCTGCATGACGCACACCACGCTCAACAACGACACGGTGAGTATCGTCGCGACAATCTGAAACCCTGTCATTTTAGTACGCAATTTCATGACTTTCTCCATATGACACTGAGTGTGATCTATTACTGATAGTTACACCATCCCCGCCCCATCACAAGGGAACAATCATTATCATCGTCGCCTACCAAACCAGCAGGCAACCGCACCGCACACCATCAAGGCATTACATCAAAGAACAGGCGTATTCCACAACTTTTGAGCAACAAATACAAAAAGCGGCCTGATTATCATCAGGCCGCCCTTTCTTGTAACACTTGTCTTATACGGGATTAAACTATCTTCCGGTAAGGTCCATCTTTCCTTCGATAAGATCTGCAATAACCCCCGGATCCGCCAGGGTGGAAGTATCCCCGAAATCGCTGGTGCTGGTGCTGCCGCCGGCAATCTTGCGCAGAATACGCCGCATGATTTTGCCGCTTCGGGTCTTGGGCAGACCGTCTGCGAATTGCAGTACTTCCGGCGATGCAATGGGACCGATCTCCTTGCGCACCCAAGTTCTGAGCTCAGCGCGCAGTTCCTCGGACTCCTCGGCATCCGCGGTCAGCGTCACGTACGCGTAAATGGCCTCGCCCTTGATGGCGTGCGGCATACCTACAACGGCAGCCTCGGCAACAGCGGGGTGGGAAACCAGCGCGGATTCGATTTCCGCAGTCCCCATGCGGTGACCGGATACGTTGATAACGTCGTCCAGTCGTCCCATGATCCAGAAGTAGCCGTCGTTGTCCACACGGGCACCGTCGCCGGCCTCGTAGCAGCCGGGGAAGCGCTCGAAGTAGGTACTCTTGTAACGGGCAGGGTCGCCGAACACGCCGCGCAGCATGCCGGGCCAAGGCTTGCGGATCACAAGGTGGCCACCTTCGTTAGGCTCGGCATCCGTGCCGTCGGGACGAACGATGCGGGCATCGACGCCGGGCAGCGGACGAGTCGCGGATCCGGGCTTCAGGGTCGTGGCGTAAGGCAGTGCGGAAATCATGATGCCGCCGGTTTCCGTCTGCCACCAGGTATCAACGATGGGCAGATTTCCGCCGCCCACATTTTCATGGTACCACATCCATGCTTCGGGGTTGATGGGTTCACCCACCGAACCGAGCACGCGCAGGCTGCTCATGTCGTGCTTTTGGGTCCATTCAACACCTTCGCGCATCAGAGCACGGATAACGGTGGGAGCGGTATAGAAGATATTCACGCGAAACTTTTCCACCACCTGCCAGAAACGGTCAGGACCGGGATAGCTGGGCACACCCTCGAACATCAGGGTGGTAGCGCCCAGAGCAAGGGGACCGTAAACAATATAAGAATGACCGGTGATCCAGCCCACGTCTGCGGTGCACCAGTAAACGTCACTGTCCTTCACGTCGAACACCCACTGGGTGGTGTGTGCGGCATAGGTCAGATAACCGCCGGTGGTGTGAACTACGCCCTTGGGCTTGCCGGTGGAACCGCTGGTATACAGAATGAAGAGTGAATCTTCAGAGTCCATGGGCTCACAGGGGCAGCTGGCCTTGATATCGGGGTCCTTCATCAGGTCATGCCACCACAGGTCGCGACCTTCCTGCCACTCTACGGACGAGTTGGCGCGGTTCACCACAATAACCTTCTGCACACAGGAGCACTGACGCAGCGCTTCGTCTGCGTTCTTTTTCAGCGGAATGCTGCGACCGGCGCGAATAACGGCATCTGCAGTCACAACAACCTTGGCCTCGCAGTCCTGAATGCGGTTCTGCAGGCTGACGGCGGAGAAACCGGCAAACACGATGGAATGCACAGCGCCGATGCGCACACAGGCAAGCATGGCAATGGCCAGCTCAGGAATCATGGGCATGTACAGGGCAACGCGGTCTCCCTTGCGAACGCCTTGCGCCTTCAGCACGTTGGCGAACTTGCATACCTCGTCATACAGCATCTGGTAGGTGTATACCTTGACGTCCTCATCAGGCTCGCCCTGCCAGATGATGGCAGCCTTGTTGCGACGGCCGTTGGCAATGTGCCTGTCGAGACAGTTGTAGGAAACGTTCAGCGTGCCGCCCACAAACCACTTGATGGATGGAGTATGCATGTCTGCA is drawn from Desulfovibrio mangrovi and contains these coding sequences:
- the acs gene encoding acetate--CoA ligase, with translation MSQARIESMMDEKRLFEPPMEGRNTAQVKTMEEYEALYKRSMEDNEGFWAERANELLDWFTPFTKVLDADMHTPSIKWFVGGTLNVSYNCLDRHIANGRRNKAAIIWQGEPDEDVKVYTYQMLYDEVCKFANVLKAQGVRKGDRVALYMPMIPELAIAMLACVRIGAVHSIVFAGFSAVSLQNRIQDCEAKVVVTADAVIRAGRSIPLKKNADEALRQCSCVQKVIVVNRANSSVEWQEGRDLWWHDLMKDPDIKASCPCEPMDSEDSLFILYTSGSTGKPKGVVHTTGGYLTYAAHTTQWVFDVKDSDVYWCTADVGWITGHSYIVYGPLALGATTLMFEGVPSYPGPDRFWQVVEKFRVNIFYTAPTVIRALMREGVEWTQKHDMSSLRVLGSVGEPINPEAWMWYHENVGGGNLPIVDTWWQTETGGIMISALPYATTLKPGSATRPLPGVDARIVRPDGTDAEPNEGGHLVIRKPWPGMLRGVFGDPARYKSTYFERFPGCYEAGDGARVDNDGYFWIMGRLDDVINVSGHRMGTAEIESALVSHPAVAEAAVVGMPHAIKGEAIYAYVTLTADAEESEELRAELRTWVRKEIGPIASPEVLQFADGLPKTRSGKIMRRILRKIAGGSTSTSDFGDTSTLADPGVIADLIEGKMDLTGR